The genomic interval GCGCGGAAAAAGAATAAGACCCCATGCGGAAAAACACCTTCGAAGGGAAAAACTGAAAAGAACACTAAGGTGGCAAGTACTTTTCTTAAAAAACAGTGAGGAACCACATGAGTGACTGGTTTACAGTAGATCAAATCGATGAAAATACATTTATTATAAGCGAGTATCGCCATTGGGAGGAAACTCATTGCTATCTGCTGAATGGTAAGGAAAGAAGTTTGCTGATCGATACAGGTCTTGGCATTTGTAATATTTTTGATACAGTCACTAAACTAACCGATAAAAAAATCACAGCAGTGGCAACCCACATACATTGGGATCATATTGGTGGGCATCACTACTTTCCTGATTTTTATGCTCATCAGGACGAGTTAGAGTGGCTAAATGGAGGGTTCCCTTTAACATTAGATCAAATCAAAGATATGGTTGTTGATCGCTGTGACCTGCCTAAAGGTTATGATGTAAATGAGTATGAGTTTTTCCAGGGAAATCCTTCAAAAATTTTGAAAGATAACGATACCATAGACATTGGCGGTCGCTGCATTCAAATACATCACACCCCTGGACACTCTCCCGGGCACATGTGTTTCTGGGAAAAGGAACGAGGCTATCTTTTTACCGGAGACTTAGTGTATAAAGACACTTTATTTGCTTTTTTTCCATCAACAGATCCTGAAGCTTATCTTGATTCGTTGGAGAGGATATCTGTGCTACCGATTAAGCGAGTGTTTCCAGCACATCACTCTCTGGACATTCACCCTGAGATTCTAAAAAGAATGCGGGATGCCTTTCGGCAATTACATGGTGAAGGCAAATTAAAGCATGGTAGTGGAACGTTTGATTTTGGAGATTGGGGTGTATGGTTGTAATAAGAGTGTGTATGGGTAAAACGGAACCTGTCTATATCCAAAACCTCATAATTCATCTCCCATGCCGAAGAAGTGTTGTATAGCTACCCTGGTTATGTTTAATCCGCAAAAGAAACAATTTAGAAGAGCTGTTTTTTGGGAGATACACTCTTAAATGATCAGCACTTTCTTGTATATCAATTGCTACACTTCTCCCTGACAGATCAAAAACAGATATCGAAT from Chitinispirillales bacterium ANBcel5 carries:
- a CDS encoding MBL fold metallo-hydrolase, with the translated sequence MSDWFTVDQIDENTFIISEYRHWEETHCYLLNGKERSLLIDTGLGICNIFDTVTKLTDKKITAVATHIHWDHIGGHHYFPDFYAHQDELEWLNGGFPLTLDQIKDMVVDRCDLPKGYDVNEYEFFQGNPSKILKDNDTIDIGGRCIQIHHTPGHSPGHMCFWEKERGYLFTGDLVYKDTLFAFFPSTDPEAYLDSLERISVLPIKRVFPAHHSLDIHPEILKRMRDAFRQLHGEGKLKHGSGTFDFGDWGVWL